Proteins encoded by one window of Salicibibacter halophilus:
- the dapD gene encoding 2,3,4,5-tetrahydropyridine-2,6-dicarboxylate N-acetyltransferase, which produces MEMMDGNEIVQFIADSEKSTPVKVYIKGEVSALDFGADTKVFPSGDSAAVLFGEWSAIKDVIAQNKDKVEDYVVENDRRNSAVPLVDMKEIPARIEPGAVIRDRVEIGKNAVIMMGAMINIGSVVGENTMIDMNAVLGGRATVGKNCHIGAGSVLAGVIEPPSATPVIIEDGVVLGANVVVLEGVTVGKGSVVAAGAIVTEDVPENKVVAGTPARVIKDIDEGTRGKTEIKSELRKLKDE; this is translated from the coding sequence ATGGAAATGATGGACGGAAATGAGATTGTCCAATTTATCGCGGATAGCGAAAAATCAACGCCTGTAAAGGTATATATAAAAGGGGAGGTGTCCGCGCTCGATTTCGGTGCGGATACAAAGGTGTTCCCATCCGGGGATTCTGCTGCAGTTCTTTTCGGCGAATGGAGTGCGATCAAAGACGTAATTGCACAAAATAAGGATAAAGTTGAAGACTACGTTGTTGAGAACGATCGCCGCAATTCGGCGGTACCCCTTGTTGATATGAAAGAAATCCCCGCGCGTATCGAACCGGGAGCAGTCATCCGCGATCGCGTAGAAATTGGCAAAAACGCCGTTATCATGATGGGTGCGATGATTAATATCGGATCTGTCGTTGGAGAAAACACGATGATAGATATGAACGCGGTGCTTGGCGGACGAGCAACCGTCGGGAAAAACTGCCACATTGGCGCAGGTTCCGTGTTGGCAGGGGTAATCGAGCCACCATCCGCGACACCGGTCATCATTGAAGATGGCGTCGTGCTTGGCGCGAATGTTGTTGTGCTCGAAGGAGTCACGGTTGGCAAAGGATCCGTCGTCGCTGCAGGCGCGATCGTGACCGAAGACGTGCCTGAAAACAAAGTGGTGGCCGGAACACCGGCGCGAGTTATAAAAGATATTGATGAGGGCACACGCGGCAAAACGGAAATTAAGTCGGAACTGCGCAAGTTAAAAGACGAATAG
- a CDS encoding mechanosensitive ion channel family protein has translation MFDWYYAWVEAWPWLHYVSAAVIVLIFLLLRKLFTRFSFAIIKMISRHGKSPLLENLLYAFTKPMRMLFVVVGIYFAILYLGPQPDVMYVVNRLLRTFLIIFFGWGFFNFSGTSSDLFTRLGRKIDGDKDSMLIPFTSRILRGLIIVLMFTVIAMEWDYDINGFIAGLGLGGLAFALAAQDTIANFFGGIILVTEQPFKQNDWIEVMGYEGVVEDITFRSTKVRTWAEGVVIIPNSTMANESITNWSEMRTRQVFSSIYLKYNSPVENVRNVLKRVDQELRDSPEVHPEEIEVYVREFEENGLEMLLYYFTYKTRWTEWLQIKQDFNMRILEIMEEENVEIALPGRDIYAQSDRSSLTGTKNVTNSPE, from the coding sequence GTGTTCGATTGGTACTATGCATGGGTGGAAGCCTGGCCGTGGCTGCATTATGTGAGCGCGGCAGTGATCGTATTGATTTTTTTGCTGTTGCGAAAGCTATTTACCCGTTTTAGTTTTGCGATCATAAAAATGATCTCCAGACATGGAAAAAGTCCGTTGTTGGAGAATTTGCTCTATGCGTTTACAAAACCGATGCGCATGCTTTTCGTGGTCGTCGGCATTTACTTTGCCATTCTATATTTGGGGCCGCAACCCGACGTTATGTACGTGGTGAACCGGCTGTTGCGCACGTTTTTAATTATCTTTTTCGGCTGGGGATTTTTTAATTTCTCGGGAACGTCTTCGGATTTGTTTACCCGGTTGGGACGAAAAATCGATGGCGATAAAGACAGCATGTTGATCCCGTTTACCTCGAGAATTTTGCGCGGCCTTATCATTGTGCTTATGTTTACGGTTATCGCTATGGAATGGGATTATGATATTAATGGGTTTATCGCCGGTCTAGGCCTCGGCGGTCTGGCATTTGCCTTGGCGGCGCAGGATACGATCGCAAATTTCTTTGGCGGGATTATCCTCGTTACGGAACAGCCATTCAAACAAAATGATTGGATCGAAGTCATGGGGTATGAAGGGGTTGTCGAGGATATTACGTTTCGAAGCACCAAAGTCCGAACCTGGGCGGAAGGGGTGGTCATCATCCCGAATTCGACAATGGCCAATGAATCGATTACGAATTGGTCGGAAATGAGAACGAGACAAGTGTTTTCCAGTATTTACTTAAAGTACAATTCACCGGTGGAAAACGTACGAAATGTACTGAAAAGGGTCGATCAGGAGCTGCGGGACAGCCCTGAAGTACATCCGGAAGAAATTGAGGTTTACGTAAGAGAATTTGAAGAAAATGGCCTGGAAATGTTGCTTTATTATTTTACCTACAAGACCCGTTGGACAGAGTGGCTGCAAATAAAACAAGATTTTAATATGCGGATCCTGGAAATTATGGAAGAGGAGAACGTAGAAATTGCACTACCGGGCCGAGATATCTACGCGCAAAGCGATCGATCTTCCTTAACAGGTACGAAAAATGTCACAAACAGTCCGGAATAG
- a CDS encoding aminoglycoside adenylyltransferase domain-containing protein, with translation MNNGWGKRFFMDDQVDDYLHQLSDAVHSVLEDRMVGLYLSGSAVVDDYDKDVSDLDVFCIVRRPLKASDKEALAQALAHDVLPSPGAGLEFYVVMEEEARHPHSLLSYEFALLTGRNFEAKVSEEDMDEGLLMDFAMILQSGKTMAGRPKEKVFGNVPKPWLQETMKGSLREQENQIFHPFYDPYGHEAVMNACRTWCFKETGILTSKTRGMIWALQQLPDSNLIRHALRVRQGRAHDLLNHGDVRSLIHFVISKTPVKVPSAI, from the coding sequence ATGAACAATGGATGGGGGAAGCGCTTCTTCATGGATGATCAAGTGGATGACTATTTGCATCAACTGTCGGATGCTGTGCATTCAGTATTGGAAGACCGTATGGTCGGGCTTTACTTGAGTGGTTCGGCGGTAGTGGATGACTACGACAAAGATGTAAGTGATCTTGATGTCTTTTGTATCGTAAGGCGACCTTTAAAGGCATCGGATAAGGAGGCGCTCGCACAAGCGTTGGCACATGATGTTTTGCCGTCTCCGGGGGCGGGGTTGGAATTTTACGTGGTGATGGAAGAAGAGGCTAGACACCCGCACTCGTTGTTATCTTACGAATTCGCCTTGTTAACCGGCCGGAACTTCGAAGCCAAAGTTTCGGAGGAAGACATGGATGAAGGATTATTGATGGACTTTGCGATGATTTTACAATCCGGGAAAACAATGGCAGGGCGTCCAAAAGAAAAAGTGTTCGGAAATGTCCCGAAACCTTGGCTGCAAGAAACGATGAAAGGTTCGCTGCGTGAGCAAGAAAATCAAATTTTTCATCCTTTTTATGATCCATATGGACATGAAGCAGTTATGAACGCGTGCAGGACGTGGTGTTTTAAAGAAACAGGGATTCTGACTTCGAAAACAAGAGGGATGATATGGGCACTGCAACAGCTCCCCGATTCCAACTTGATCCGCCATGCTTTGCGTGTTCGTCAGGGGCGAGCGCATGATCTATTGAATCACGGAGATGTTCGCAGCCTGATTCATTTTGTGATTAGCAAAACCCCGGTTAAGGTTCCATCGGCAATCTAA
- a CDS encoding GAF domain-containing protein, which translates to MLKTVEAFLNHQPDWVYFLTGIIIVFGLITTFILIGRAAMKYTEKIDKELGFQKIQQELHDTKYQAAIHKDIALQTIHALRNAERFLEQLQQARRFTVQAEENLQTYENLIIRIVHALSSDIKFQPGEQHRSAVWIEESGQLVYFTGSNAFDDRDGNQILPMNETIAGRSFRKKEIQLVPDVSADVDGMPKSHNGYGAILCIPLSEWGVLTVDAHRAFQNEVMYICRIYARVIDLAFFEYSQMIDDGYITQQFNENE; encoded by the coding sequence ATGCTGAAGACGGTCGAAGCTTTTCTGAATCACCAACCGGACTGGGTTTATTTTCTGACTGGTATCATCATCGTCTTTGGACTCATCACGACCTTTATCCTCATCGGCCGGGCGGCGATGAAATATACGGAAAAAATTGATAAAGAACTGGGTTTTCAGAAAATCCAGCAGGAGCTGCACGACACAAAATATCAGGCTGCCATTCATAAAGACATCGCCCTTCAAACGATCCACGCGCTTCGAAACGCCGAACGCTTCCTCGAGCAATTGCAACAAGCGCGTCGATTCACCGTTCAAGCTGAAGAAAATCTACAAACCTATGAAAACTTGATTATTCGCATCGTGCATGCCCTCAGCTCAGATATAAAATTTCAACCGGGGGAGCAACACCGATCTGCCGTTTGGATTGAAGAATCGGGGCAACTCGTTTATTTCACCGGAAGTAATGCTTTTGATGACCGGGACGGCAACCAAATCCTGCCCATGAATGAAACGATCGCCGGCCGGTCTTTTCGCAAAAAAGAAATTCAACTCGTGCCTGATGTAAGCGCTGATGTAGACGGCATGCCGAAAAGCCATAACGGCTACGGGGCCATTCTATGCATTCCTCTTTCCGAGTGGGGCGTACTTACCGTTGATGCCCATCGCGCATTTCAAAATGAAGTGATGTATATTTGCCGTATTTATGCGCGCGTGATTGATCTTGCATTCTTTGAATATAGTCAAATGATTGATGACGGTTATATTACTCAACAATTCAATGAAAATGAATAA
- a CDS encoding ECF transporter S component — MKESKTFRLVMYAVLGSMAAALMFFSIPMPMFLSFLSIDFSELPVLFAALLFSPVAGIAVAGMKILLYTLFMGAGDPIGMISNFVASLLFVLPVAYMYRHFRSAKGLIAGLGAGIVSMTIGLTVLNYLVFLPAYSWLIGWEMSSQVMMTTVLAGILPFNIVKGLAISIVFVPLFFKLAPMLEKKSYGGNLQRKTPAATYNLKQH; from the coding sequence ATGAAAGAATCCAAGACGTTTCGTTTAGTGATGTACGCGGTGCTCGGTTCAATGGCAGCGGCACTTATGTTTTTCAGCATACCGATGCCGATGTTTCTATCGTTCTTAAGCATTGATTTCAGTGAGTTGCCCGTGTTGTTCGCGGCATTGTTATTTTCACCGGTTGCCGGCATAGCAGTTGCGGGCATGAAAATATTGCTGTATACGTTATTCATGGGGGCAGGAGACCCGATTGGCATGATTTCCAACTTTGTGGCCAGCTTGTTATTCGTGTTGCCGGTCGCCTATATGTATCGCCACTTTAGAAGCGCAAAAGGATTAATTGCCGGATTGGGGGCCGGAATCGTTTCGATGACGATCGGTCTGACTGTCCTTAATTACCTTGTGTTTTTGCCGGCCTATTCCTGGTTGATCGGCTGGGAAATGAGCAGCCAAGTGATGATGACGACAGTGCTCGCGGGGATTTTGCCATTTAATATCGTAAAAGGTTTGGCCATCTCGATTGTGTTCGTGCCACTCTTTTTCAAATTAGCCCCAATGCTGGAGAAAAAATCCTATGGGGGAAATCTACAGCGGAAAACACCGGCAGCCACTTACAACTTAAAGCAACATTAA
- a CDS encoding cyclase family protein yields the protein MEVIDLTKTIFDGMPVYSGDPEVKIDVATTVKKDGHEVRSLRLGSHTGTHVDAFSHMHEGMASLDDIPLTQFYGRAVRVTPKMDFPAHTGLFFGEDVGEDVLEKIIAASPPFVGGSLSEELESGLLAHKIVTYTDLVKLDLIPSGEVFTFFGLPLKIENGDGSPVRAIAVLGE from the coding sequence ATGGAAGTTATTGATTTAACAAAGACCATTTTCGATGGTATGCCGGTCTATTCGGGGGACCCGGAAGTGAAGATTGACGTTGCAACAACTGTAAAAAAAGACGGGCATGAAGTCCGTTCGCTAAGGCTGGGATCGCATACCGGTACGCATGTGGATGCCTTCTCCCACATGCACGAAGGGATGGCTTCGTTGGATGACATTCCGTTAACGCAATTTTACGGCAGGGCAGTGCGCGTGACGCCAAAGATGGATTTTCCCGCTCATACCGGTCTGTTTTTTGGGGAAGATGTCGGGGAGGACGTATTGGAAAAAATAATAGCTGCTTCCCCGCCGTTTGTTGGTGGGTCTTTAAGTGAAGAATTGGAAAGTGGTTTATTGGCTCATAAAATTGTCACTTATACGGATCTGGTGAAGTTAGATTTAATTCCGTCGGGAGAGGTGTTTACCTTTTTCGGGTTGCCTTTGAAGATTGAAAATGGCGACGGCTCACCGGTGCGAGCGATTGCTGTTCTCGGGGAATGA
- a CDS encoding metal-sensing transcriptional repressor produces MEEETPPISPQPEKKPVHPHSPAEKERIQNRLRRIEGQIRGLQQMVENDRYCVDVLVQITAVQSALKKVGYTLLEHHAKTCVVSDIQKGKEEESIDELLKVIEQYAK; encoded by the coding sequence ATGGAGGAAGAAACCCCGCCCATCTCCCCTCAACCGGAAAAAAAACCAGTGCATCCCCATTCCCCGGCTGAAAAAGAACGAATTCAAAATCGCTTGCGCCGAATTGAAGGGCAAATCCGGGGATTGCAGCAAATGGTGGAAAACGATCGTTACTGTGTCGACGTCCTCGTGCAAATTACCGCTGTTCAATCGGCATTAAAAAAAGTAGGGTATACGTTACTGGAACATCACGCAAAAACGTGTGTCGTGAGTGACATTCAAAAAGGAAAAGAAGAAGAAAGCATCGATGAACTCCTTAAAGTCATCGAACAATACGCAAAATAA
- the copZ gene encoding copper chaperone CopZ translates to MEQETLHVKGMSCGHCVSAVEGNVGEMRGVSDVKVNLGQGTVAVSYDKSDVTHAEIVDTIEDQGYDVG, encoded by the coding sequence ATGGAACAGGAAACCCTTCACGTTAAAGGGATGTCGTGCGGGCATTGCGTATCGGCCGTTGAAGGAAACGTCGGTGAAATGAGAGGCGTTTCAGACGTAAAAGTAAACCTTGGCCAAGGAACCGTAGCGGTCTCCTATGATAAAAGCGATGTTACGCATGCGGAAATTGTCGACACGATTGAAGATCAAGGATATGACGTTGGTTAA
- a CDS encoding DNA alkylation repair protein, with translation MSKTYVCPRCQTNRSRFHIMEQRPQAVKLDPQSGEVVQEFEQDGLDPFHIPYGGPNYRIQCGTCGLNEDERLFMRF, from the coding sequence GTGTCGAAGACGTATGTTTGTCCGCGGTGCCAGACAAATCGGTCTAGATTTCACATCATGGAGCAAAGACCTCAAGCAGTGAAACTGGATCCGCAAAGCGGGGAAGTCGTCCAAGAGTTTGAGCAGGATGGGCTTGACCCCTTTCACATACCTTATGGTGGACCGAATTATCGAATTCAGTGCGGAACGTGCGGTTTAAATGAAGATGAACGTTTGTTTATGCGTTTCTAA
- a CDS encoding BRCT domain-containing protein, which produces MRNMILLDIETMDFGVESGIYEVALIVIQDREVVLTEHIAEVKDEALIHLGMGEGYADISEDEFQKNRFRNIIHKYDYPVVAHNVSFDRKFLVHYGWLDEDHQCFDSARAIKYANPDLFSYSLGYLLSFYDIERPLTHIALDDVKALHEVIIKANPGSWIPLYKASPRKLKSLVKATANVEGQSTIFEGKRMVFTGESPFPRVLMKEMAAKCGAVVTGNVSSKTDLLVCGDKPGSKLDKAREAGVEIQTDEWFIDAVSQDLNLDTASVTRESIAVSTDSYVEKPENKYTEVPELKGKSVNIALLPFRIQTKVEDILVDHMEVAKINKGSNGYNVDIVIHSEGKDYVMLEKAKELKIKTIPLSKFNQMILSSFD; this is translated from the coding sequence ATGCGAAATATGATTCTGTTAGACATAGAAACGATGGACTTTGGCGTAGAGTCGGGTATCTATGAGGTGGCTTTAATCGTTATTCAAGATAGAGAGGTGGTTTTGACTGAGCATATTGCAGAAGTCAAAGATGAGGCACTGATCCATTTGGGGATGGGAGAAGGGTACGCGGATATTTCAGAAGATGAATTCCAAAAGAATCGATTTAGAAATATTATTCATAAATACGATTATCCTGTTGTGGCTCATAATGTCTCTTTTGACCGAAAATTCCTTGTTCATTATGGCTGGTTGGACGAAGATCACCAATGCTTTGATTCCGCCCGGGCTATAAAGTATGCGAACCCAGATTTATTTTCGTACTCGCTAGGATATTTATTATCTTTTTATGATATCGAACGACCATTGACACACATCGCTTTAGATGATGTAAAGGCGCTTCACGAAGTTATTATAAAGGCAAACCCTGGATCATGGATCCCCTTGTATAAAGCATCTCCTAGAAAGCTCAAGAGCCTTGTAAAAGCGACCGCAAATGTTGAGGGACAAAGCACTATTTTCGAGGGAAAACGTATGGTTTTCACAGGTGAGAGTCCTTTCCCGAGGGTTCTCATGAAGGAAATGGCAGCAAAATGCGGAGCGGTTGTAACTGGGAATGTTTCATCTAAAACGGATCTGCTCGTTTGCGGAGATAAACCAGGGAGCAAACTGGACAAAGCAAGAGAAGCAGGTGTTGAAATTCAAACGGATGAGTGGTTTATAGACGCTGTTTCTCAAGATCTGAACTTAGATACAGCCTCAGTTACACGTGAAAGTATAGCCGTTTCAACGGATTCGTACGTTGAAAAACCAGAGAATAAGTACACGGAAGTCCCTGAATTAAAAGGGAAATCCGTAAATATTGCTTTGTTACCTTTTAGAATACAAACCAAAGTTGAAGATATACTGGTTGATCATATGGAAGTGGCAAAGATAAACAAAGGGTCAAATGGATACAATGTCGATATTGTTATTCATTCAGAAGGAAAAGACTACGTAATGCTGGAAAAAGCAAAGGAATTAAAAATAAAAACGATTCCGTTGTCCAAGTTCAATCAAATGATTTTAAGCAGCTTTGACTGA
- a CDS encoding type II toxin-antitoxin system RelE/ParE family toxin yields MVELRWSLLAAEDLENICLYIEKDSERYARIAQEIVGMADLIPIFPYSGRMVAKYNSEFIREKMIKSYRVIYRIHGEYIEVVRILRQSRQLTDNLEE; encoded by the coding sequence GTGGTTGAGTTGAGATGGTCATTATTGGCAGCTGAGGATTTAGAAAACATTTGCTTGTATATTGAAAAGGATTCAGAAAGGTATGCAAGGATTGCACAGGAAATTGTAGGTATGGCTGATTTAATTCCCATATTCCCATATTCGGGAAGAATGGTAGCAAAATATAATTCTGAGTTTATTAGAGAAAAAATGATAAAAAGCTACAGGGTTATCTATAGAATACATGGAGAATACATTGAAGTAGTTCGAATATTGAGGCAATCGAGGCAACTAACGGACAATTTAGAGGAATGA
- the tnpB gene encoding IS66 family insertion sequence element accessory protein TnpB (TnpB, as the term is used for proteins encoded by IS66 family insertion elements, is considered an accessory protein, since TnpC, encoded by a neighboring gene, is a DDE family transposase.), translating to MLNVSFERVYLARGNTDLRKSIDGLAVIVQQCFDLDPFSPCLFVFCNRKRDKLKILQWEHNGFWLHYRRLENGTFHWPSETETAPMTISPRQLRWLLDGLPIEQRQAHREVKARTIL from the coding sequence ATGTTGAATGTATCATTCGAGCGCGTGTACCTGGCTCGGGGAAACACGGATCTTCGCAAATCGATCGACGGTCTGGCCGTTATTGTCCAACAATGCTTTGATCTCGATCCTTTTTCCCCTTGTCTGTTCGTGTTTTGTAATCGGAAACGTGACAAGTTGAAAATCCTGCAGTGGGAGCACAACGGCTTTTGGCTCCATTACCGCAGGTTGGAAAATGGCACATTCCATTGGCCATCGGAAACAGAAACGGCACCCATGACCATCAGTCCGCGCCAACTTCGGTGGCTGCTGGATGGTTTGCCCATCGAGCAGAGGCAGGCCCATCGGGAGGTCAAAGCGCGTACCATTCTATAG
- the tnpA gene encoding IS66 family insertion sequence element accessory protein TnpA, with amino-acid sequence MIAGGYVMTLKDKRIEWKARYDAWKESGQRVAEWCREQDINVNQMYYWVQRFKDDKISSEPDSTQWLTVQVDDDDPIPSGGSEPIFIHYGAISVEVRPGAHVGLLSDIIHVLRSQC; translated from the coding sequence ATGATTGCGGGAGGTTATGTGATGACGCTGAAAGACAAGAGAATCGAGTGGAAAGCTCGGTATGATGCCTGGAAAGAAAGCGGACAACGTGTGGCCGAATGGTGTCGTGAGCAGGACATCAACGTCAATCAAATGTATTATTGGGTCCAGCGATTCAAGGATGACAAGATATCATCGGAACCGGATTCAACCCAATGGCTGACGGTCCAAGTCGACGATGATGATCCTATACCTTCCGGAGGATCGGAACCTATCTTTATTCACTACGGTGCCATCTCCGTCGAAGTAAGGCCGGGCGCCCATGTTGGGTTATTATCCGATATCATTCATGTGTTGCGAAGCCAATGTTGA
- a CDS encoding amidohydrolase family protein has translation MAKDKKKNRGSSFWRFVKRLFLTAVILIVLVLVGGVTYYYATIYNVSEEQEGYLALTNATVLVGEALEAYDDSTILIEDGLIVDVGNDIDIPDAAAIKDLNGKTVMPGLIDMHVHVGMLELEEGEAFGLLSFPKMIADFVRFTPEKRSNFLEHGVTTIRSVGDEHEWIMEFRDLVNERELEGPRLYASGSLFTTLEGHPIATVGTDPHSEVVLYPDTPEKARENVEQLADDGVDLIKVVQERGPDESQLEPIDEDVLQSIVDEAHAHNIAVFGQWGRIDDLEDLLMAGVDGLEHIGAGAVRDGWEDDLLEEITEQGVSMTPTLRVETLNGDPEMRSDQLERVKEFHDAGGQILAGSDAGMPGVLFGPSMHEELALLVESGLTPKEALQSATSHAADALQSNEFGVIEEGRAADLVVIDGDPSQKIEDIQNVIEVFRDGRLVVEN, from the coding sequence ATGGCTAAAGATAAGAAAAAAAATCGTGGAAGTTCCTTTTGGAGGTTTGTCAAGCGGTTATTCTTAACAGCAGTTATTCTGATTGTGCTGGTCCTTGTTGGTGGTGTTACGTACTATTATGCTACGATCTATAACGTTTCAGAAGAACAAGAGGGCTACCTGGCGCTTACGAATGCGACCGTACTCGTCGGTGAGGCGTTGGAAGCATACGATGATAGCACGATTCTGATTGAAGATGGCCTGATTGTCGACGTAGGTAACGATATTGATATCCCCGACGCCGCAGCCATTAAGGACTTGAATGGAAAAACGGTTATGCCGGGTCTGATTGATATGCATGTCCATGTAGGCATGCTCGAACTTGAAGAAGGGGAAGCATTCGGATTGTTATCGTTTCCGAAAATGATTGCTGACTTTGTAAGATTTACACCGGAAAAACGAAGTAACTTTTTAGAACATGGTGTAACAACGATTCGCAGTGTCGGTGATGAACATGAGTGGATCATGGAATTTCGTGATCTTGTGAATGAGAGGGAACTTGAAGGCCCGCGCCTTTATGCATCAGGCTCATTATTTACCACATTGGAAGGTCACCCCATTGCAACGGTTGGTACTGATCCCCATTCCGAAGTAGTGCTTTATCCCGATACACCGGAAAAAGCACGGGAAAATGTAGAACAGCTGGCTGATGACGGTGTCGACCTGATTAAAGTGGTTCAGGAGAGAGGCCCGGATGAATCCCAGTTAGAGCCGATCGATGAAGATGTGTTACAAAGCATCGTAGACGAAGCGCACGCTCACAATATAGCAGTATTTGGACAGTGGGGAAGAATCGACGACTTGGAAGATCTACTCATGGCTGGCGTCGATGGCTTAGAGCATATCGGTGCCGGGGCTGTTCGAGACGGCTGGGAGGACGATTTATTGGAAGAAATCACTGAGCAAGGGGTCTCGATGACACCCACGTTACGTGTCGAAACGCTGAACGGTGATCCAGAAATGAGGTCAGATCAGCTTGAACGTGTCAAGGAATTTCATGATGCAGGTGGGCAGATTCTGGCGGGTAGTGATGCTGGGATGCCCGGTGTCCTATTCGGTCCAAGTATGCACGAAGAATTGGCATTACTCGTTGAAAGCGGCCTAACCCCTAAGGAAGCACTTCAATCGGCTACATCTCATGCTGCCGATGCATTACAAAGCAACGAATTCGGCGTTATTGAAGAGGGAAGAGCAGCTGATTTAGTCGTTATAGATGGCGATCCATCACAGAAGATTGAGGATATTCAAAACGTGATCGAAGTATTTCGAGATGGAAGACTTGTGGTTGAAAATTAA